A region of Streptomyces sp. R44 DNA encodes the following proteins:
- a CDS encoding PIG-L deacetylase family protein produces MIRLGSGRLERIVAVGAHCDDIAIGAGGTLLTLCHARPGIRVDALVLSGGGGEREDEERAALAAFCPGADLRLTVLKLPDGRLPAHWEEAKAAVEELRERTDPDLILAPRTEDAHQDHRGLAQLLPTAFRDHLVLGYEIVKWDGDLGRPTAYQPLTPEVAEEKVRLLQEHYASQRHRPWYDREAFLGLARIRGIECHARYAEAFAVTKLTLDLGTFNLGE; encoded by the coding sequence GTGATCCGGCTGGGGTCCGGGCGCCTTGAGCGGATCGTCGCGGTGGGGGCGCACTGCGACGACATCGCGATCGGCGCCGGAGGAACTCTCCTGACGCTGTGTCACGCGCGGCCCGGCATCCGGGTCGACGCGCTGGTGCTCTCCGGCGGTGGCGGCGAGCGCGAGGACGAGGAGCGGGCCGCGCTCGCCGCCTTCTGCCCGGGCGCCGACCTGCGGCTCACCGTGCTCAAGCTGCCGGACGGCCGGCTGCCTGCGCACTGGGAGGAGGCCAAGGCCGCCGTGGAGGAGCTGCGCGAGCGCACCGACCCGGATCTGATCCTGGCCCCGCGCACCGAGGACGCTCACCAGGATCACCGCGGCCTGGCGCAGCTGCTGCCCACCGCGTTCCGCGACCATCTCGTGCTCGGCTACGAGATCGTCAAGTGGGACGGCGATCTCGGCCGTCCGACGGCGTACCAGCCGCTGACGCCGGAGGTCGCGGAGGAGAAGGTCCGGCTGTTGCAGGAGCACTACGCCTCGCAGCGGCACCGGCCCTGGTACGACCGGGAGGCCTTCCTCGGCCTCGCGCGCATCCGCGGCATCGAATGCCACGCGCGCTACGCCGAGGCGTTCGCCGTCACCAAACTCACGCTCGATCTCGGCACTTTCAATCTGGGGGAATGA
- a CDS encoding right-handed parallel beta-helix repeat-containing protein, protein MFDRRRWALPAAALALALPAAAGCTSTPDAPAKAGRAPSASATPDASLARVCDRPAAGPSQAPPGAVTVDPSVVGDLDTKTEDNPPHTTFWLLPGTHTLTSDPYAQVMAKQGNRYLGAPGAVLDGRRTNHYAFGGTAPDVTISHLTVQGFTAPQDEGVVNHDMADGWVIEHATIQHNSGAGLMAGARQQLRASCVRGNGQYGMNGYKTGDSLRGLVVEGNEIVGNNTDDWERRQPGCGCSGGIKFWAVDGADVRGNWVHDNRGAGLWADTNNNDFLFEGNVIEGNDGAALMYETSYNAVVRNNTIRRNNWVEGRKEAEAGDDFPYATVYVSEAGGEPRVRARTDRIEIYGNVLEDNWNGITLWEDADRFCNSPANTSTEYCTLLVKDTARCAQPGIATAPLYDDCRWKTQRVEIHDNRFVLDPSVVGCTAECGRMAVLSNDGTSPDWSPYKGARVSEAITLRQRNRWYDNVYRGPWSFVVHDTSRKLGSGQWRGAPYGQDAGSTFDAQAGG, encoded by the coding sequence GTGTTCGACAGGCGGCGCTGGGCGTTGCCGGCGGCGGCGCTCGCGCTTGCCCTGCCGGCGGCGGCCGGCTGCACGAGCACGCCGGACGCCCCGGCGAAGGCGGGACGTGCCCCTTCGGCGTCCGCCACGCCCGACGCCTCCTTGGCCCGGGTGTGCGACAGGCCCGCGGCCGGGCCGTCGCAGGCGCCGCCGGGCGCGGTGACGGTCGACCCCTCGGTCGTCGGTGACCTGGACACGAAGACCGAGGACAACCCCCCGCACACCACCTTCTGGCTTCTGCCGGGCACGCACACGCTCACCTCGGACCCCTATGCCCAGGTCATGGCCAAGCAGGGGAACCGCTACCTCGGCGCACCGGGCGCGGTGCTCGACGGCCGCAGGACCAACCACTACGCGTTCGGCGGCACCGCCCCCGACGTCACCATCAGCCATCTGACCGTGCAGGGTTTCACCGCGCCGCAGGACGAGGGCGTGGTCAACCACGACATGGCCGACGGGTGGGTGATCGAGCACGCGACGATCCAGCACAACTCCGGCGCCGGGCTGATGGCCGGCGCCCGGCAGCAGCTCCGTGCCAGCTGTGTGCGGGGCAACGGCCAGTACGGCATGAACGGCTACAAGACCGGTGACTCCCTCCGCGGCCTGGTGGTCGAGGGCAACGAGATCGTGGGCAACAACACCGACGACTGGGAGCGGCGGCAGCCCGGCTGCGGCTGCAGCGGCGGCATCAAGTTCTGGGCCGTCGACGGCGCCGACGTCCGCGGCAACTGGGTGCACGACAACCGCGGAGCCGGCCTGTGGGCCGACACGAACAACAACGACTTCCTCTTCGAGGGCAATGTCATCGAAGGGAACGACGGTGCCGCGCTGATGTACGAGACCAGCTACAACGCGGTCGTGCGGAACAACACGATCCGGCGGAACAACTGGGTCGAGGGCCGCAAGGAGGCCGAGGCCGGTGACGACTTCCCGTACGCGACGGTCTACGTGTCCGAGGCCGGCGGCGAGCCGCGCGTCCGGGCCCGTACGGACAGGATCGAGATCTACGGGAACGTGCTGGAGGACAACTGGAACGGCATCACCCTGTGGGAGGACGCCGACCGGTTCTGCAACAGCCCGGCCAACACCTCGACCGAGTACTGCACCCTGCTGGTGAAGGACACCGCCCGCTGCGCGCAGCCGGGGATCGCCACCGCGCCCCTGTACGACGACTGCCGGTGGAAGACCCAGCGGGTGGAGATCCACGACAACCGCTTCGTGCTCGACCCGTCCGTCGTCGGCTGCACGGCGGAGTGCGGCCGCATGGCGGTCCTCTCCAACGACGGCACCTCGCCGGACTGGTCGCCGTACAAGGGCGCACGGGTCTCGGAGGCGATCACCCTCCGGCAGCGGAACCGCTGGTACGACAACGTCTACCGCGGACCGTGGAGCTTCGTCGTCCACGACACGAGCCGGAAGCTCGGCTCCGGGCAGTGGCGGGGCGCGCCGTACGGGCAGGACGCGGGCAGCACCTTCGACGCACAGGCCGGTGGGTGA
- a CDS encoding glycosyltransferase family 4 protein, which yields MHVLVVHNRYSSAQPSGENRVVDEEVGLLRAAGHRVDVFERRSDDIAARSLLGKVAVPLLVPWNPAVRSELAARLRAERPDVVHVHNVFPLLSPAVLAGCADAGVPVVATLHNYAQVCPPGTLHRDGRPCTECVGSKASLPGIRHGCYRDSRLATVPLAVSLSVNRRRWWSGVERFFCISATQRDLLVRSGMPAGRLTVKPNFVPDPGTVREGAGEHLLFLGRLSEAKGVRVLMAAWDEIAAVGGVGVPLVLAGSGPMEREVTAWAAGRDDVRYAGLLDPAECRRVTARSVAVVAPSLARETFGLVVGEAMAAGVPAVAAGHGGYVDLVEEGVTGLLHSPGEPASLASGIRRITADPGRNQEMGRAARRRYELGFSPAVGLARLVEEYRTAIAGRSGGAHGAPPVGNDKADSRRVTRASGDGGQQK from the coding sequence ATGCATGTCCTTGTGGTGCACAACCGCTACTCCTCGGCGCAGCCGAGCGGGGAGAACCGCGTCGTCGACGAGGAGGTGGGGCTGCTGCGCGCGGCCGGCCACCGGGTCGACGTGTTCGAGCGGCGCAGCGACGACATCGCCGCGCGGTCCCTGCTCGGCAAGGTCGCGGTGCCGCTGCTCGTGCCGTGGAACCCGGCGGTCCGCTCGGAGCTCGCCGCCCGGCTCCGCGCCGAGCGGCCGGACGTGGTGCACGTCCACAACGTCTTCCCGCTCCTGTCCCCCGCGGTCCTCGCGGGCTGCGCCGACGCCGGGGTGCCCGTCGTCGCCACGCTGCACAACTACGCCCAGGTGTGCCCGCCCGGCACGCTGCACCGGGACGGTCGGCCGTGCACCGAGTGCGTCGGGTCGAAGGCGTCGCTGCCCGGGATCCGGCACGGCTGCTACCGGGACTCCCGCCTCGCGACGGTTCCGCTCGCGGTCAGCCTGTCGGTGAACCGGCGTCGTTGGTGGTCCGGTGTGGAGCGGTTCTTCTGCATCTCCGCGACGCAGCGCGACCTCCTGGTGCGCTCCGGCATGCCGGCCGGGCGGCTGACGGTGAAGCCCAACTTCGTGCCCGACCCGGGCACGGTCCGTGAGGGCGCCGGCGAGCATCTGCTCTTCCTCGGCCGGCTCTCGGAGGCCAAGGGCGTACGGGTGCTCATGGCCGCGTGGGACGAGATCGCCGCGGTCGGCGGGGTGGGCGTGCCGCTGGTGCTCGCCGGTTCGGGGCCCATGGAGCGGGAGGTGACCGCGTGGGCGGCGGGCCGGGACGACGTCCGGTACGCCGGCCTCCTGGACCCGGCGGAGTGCCGGCGGGTCACCGCGCGGTCGGTCGCCGTGGTGGCACCGTCGCTGGCCAGGGAGACCTTCGGTCTGGTGGTCGGGGAGGCGATGGCGGCGGGCGTCCCGGCCGTCGCCGCCGGCCACGGGGGCTATGTCGACCTCGTGGAGGAGGGGGTGACCGGGCTGCTGCACAGCCCGGGCGAGCCCGCCTCGCTCGCGTCCGGGATCCGGCGGATCACGGCCGACCCGGGGCGCAACCAGGAGATGGGCCGGGCGGCCCGGCGCCGGTACGAGCTGGGGTTCAGCCCCGCCGTCGGCCTCGCCCGCCTGGTGGAGGAGTACCGCACCGCGATCGCGGGGCGGTCGGGCGGCGCGCACGGCGCGCCGCCGGTGGGGAACGACAAGGCCGACTCGCGACGGGTCACCCGCGCGAGCGGAGATGGGGGGCAGCAGAAATGA
- a CDS encoding alginate lyase family protein translates to MSMSAGWYLRRLSRMGPREVGGRVGDTLRRRRWRSARPQSPAVTGARFTAVLPAGTIGAVPPDAAKRLVAEADRLMAGHAEYFGVERDDLVDPDWFLDPKTGRRAPSGYAFDVPYRDEEASGDIKQIWEPSRHQYLTVLAAAYAVTGDERYAERVAAHLRSWWAANPPLRGVHWISGIELGIRLLSWVWVRRLLDGWPGAAGLFEGNPVAVSQIWHHQRWLAAFPSRGSSANNHVIAEAAGQFAAACAFGWFPASARWRADAMRSLERHLRGNTFLSGLNRELATEYHGLVLELGLAAVAEADAAGVPVPSTVRLVLLRMTDALAAVVDNRLRPPRQGDADDGHGLIVDGPDTDRWASLLATGDAVFGRLDWWPEVTGTDVRTPLLAALLRPYAKSGTVARPAGRPGHFADAGMTILRGPGEIWARCDGGPHGFLSIAAHAHADALSVEVRHDGVDVLADPGTFCYHGQPEWRRYFRSTLGHNTLQWNGTDQSVSGGPFLWTRQARTRVLVADPAGTGPVAGVARWSAEHDGYGPAVHRRRVELTAASRELRVVDEVRGDSGPVRLAFHLGPAIAADLVGNRAVLAWTVDGEDRSAVLDLPAGLSWRAHRGETEPPLGWYSSGFGRKEPATTLVGTGFADGMQEFTTVLGFDG, encoded by the coding sequence ATGAGCATGAGCGCGGGCTGGTACCTGCGGCGGCTCTCCCGGATGGGGCCGCGGGAGGTCGGCGGCCGGGTGGGCGACACGCTGCGCAGGCGCCGATGGCGCTCGGCACGCCCGCAGTCCCCGGCCGTGACCGGCGCCCGGTTCACGGCGGTGCTGCCCGCGGGGACGATCGGCGCGGTGCCGCCGGACGCCGCGAAGCGTCTCGTCGCCGAGGCGGACCGGCTGATGGCCGGACACGCCGAGTACTTCGGGGTCGAGCGCGACGACCTGGTCGACCCGGACTGGTTCCTCGACCCGAAGACCGGGCGGCGGGCTCCTTCGGGGTACGCGTTCGACGTGCCGTACCGGGACGAGGAGGCGTCCGGGGACATCAAGCAGATCTGGGAGCCGTCCCGGCACCAGTACCTCACCGTGCTCGCCGCCGCCTACGCGGTCACCGGGGACGAGCGGTACGCCGAGCGCGTGGCCGCACACCTGCGGTCGTGGTGGGCGGCCAACCCGCCGCTGCGCGGTGTGCACTGGATCAGCGGCATCGAGCTGGGGATCCGGCTGCTCTCCTGGGTGTGGGTGCGGCGGCTGCTCGACGGCTGGCCGGGTGCGGCCGGTCTGTTCGAGGGCAACCCGGTGGCGGTGAGCCAGATATGGCACCACCAGCGCTGGCTGGCCGCCTTCCCGAGCCGGGGTTCCTCGGCGAACAACCACGTCATCGCCGAGGCCGCCGGGCAGTTCGCCGCGGCCTGCGCGTTCGGATGGTTCCCCGCGTCGGCGCGCTGGCGGGCCGACGCGATGCGCTCCCTCGAACGGCACCTGCGCGGCAACACCTTCCTCTCCGGCCTCAACCGCGAGCTGGCCACCGAGTACCACGGCCTCGTCCTCGAACTCGGTCTGGCCGCGGTGGCCGAGGCCGATGCCGCCGGCGTACCGGTCCCCTCGACGGTCCGGCTCGTGCTGCTGCGGATGACCGACGCGCTCGCGGCCGTCGTGGACAACCGGCTGCGGCCGCCGCGCCAGGGGGACGCGGACGACGGGCACGGTCTGATCGTGGACGGCCCGGACACCGACCGCTGGGCCTCGCTGCTCGCCACCGGGGACGCGGTGTTCGGCCGGCTCGACTGGTGGCCCGAGGTGACCGGCACCGATGTGCGCACCCCGCTCCTGGCCGCGCTCCTCCGGCCGTACGCGAAGAGCGGCACCGTGGCCCGCCCGGCGGGCCGACCGGGCCACTTCGCCGACGCGGGCATGACCATCCTGCGCGGTCCCGGTGAGATCTGGGCCCGCTGCGACGGCGGTCCGCACGGCTTCCTGTCCATCGCCGCGCACGCGCACGCGGACGCGCTGTCCGTGGAGGTGCGGCACGACGGGGTCGACGTGCTCGCCGACCCGGGGACGTTCTGCTACCACGGGCAGCCCGAGTGGCGGCGGTACTTCCGGTCGACCCTCGGCCACAACACGCTCCAGTGGAACGGCACCGACCAGTCCGTCTCCGGAGGCCCGTTCCTGTGGACCCGGCAGGCCCGTACCCGCGTCCTGGTCGCGGACCCGGCGGGCACGGGCCCGGTCGCCGGCGTGGCCCGCTGGTCCGCCGAGCACGACGGCTACGGGCCCGCCGTGCACCGCCGCCGGGTGGAGCTGACCGCCGCGAGCCGGGAGCTGCGCGTGGTCGACGAGGTCCGCGGCGACAGCGGTCCCGTGCGCCTGGCCTTCCACCTCGGCCCGGCGATCGCCGCGGATCTGGTGGGGAACCGGGCGGTGCTCGCCTGGACCGTGGACGGCGAGGACCGCTCCGCGGTGCTCGACCTGCCCGCGGGGCTGTCCTGGCGGGCGCATCGCGGTGAGACCGAGCCGCCGCTGGGCTGGTACTCCTCCGGCTTCGGCCGCAAGGAGCCCGCCACCACGCTCGTCGGCACCGGCTTCGCCGACGGGATGCAGGAGTTCACGACCGTACTCGGGTTCGACGGCTAG
- a CDS encoding class I SAM-dependent methyltransferase — MTRCRLCGSAALASVVDLGATPPCESFLAADRLDLPEPAYPLHLRVCTDCWLAQIPPLITPEETFKEYAYFSSFSTSWVEHARVFVADAVERAGLGPDAFVVEVASNDGYLLKHVVDRGIRCLGIEPSVNVGAAARDAGVPTLTEFLSPETGAAVRAEHGPADLVVANNVYAHIPDVVGFTQGLRALVADDGWVSIEVQHLLTLIEENQYDTIYHEHFQYYTVASAIRALASGGLTLVDVELLPTHGGSIRLWARPSEVAGEPTARVAEVLDREKAAGLQELSGYAEFSARVAKVRRDLLRFLIDAAEHGKTVVGYGAPGKGNTLLNHCGIRPDLLAYTVDRNPYKHGKFTPGTRIPILAPEQIAADRPDYVLVLPWNLRAELVEQLSFVHEWGGRLVFPIPELSVVEVER, encoded by the coding sequence ATGACACGATGCCGACTCTGCGGTTCGGCGGCGCTGGCGAGCGTCGTCGATCTGGGGGCGACCCCGCCGTGCGAGAGCTTCCTCGCCGCGGACCGGCTGGACCTGCCGGAGCCCGCGTACCCGCTGCATCTGCGGGTGTGCACCGACTGCTGGCTGGCGCAGATACCGCCGCTGATCACGCCCGAGGAGACGTTCAAGGAGTACGCGTACTTCTCCTCGTTCTCGACCTCCTGGGTGGAGCACGCGCGGGTGTTCGTCGCCGACGCCGTGGAGCGGGCGGGCCTCGGCCCCGACGCGTTCGTGGTCGAGGTGGCGAGCAACGACGGCTATCTGCTGAAGCACGTGGTGGACCGCGGGATCCGCTGCCTGGGCATCGAGCCGTCGGTGAACGTCGGTGCCGCGGCGCGGGACGCGGGGGTGCCCACGCTCACGGAGTTCCTGTCTCCGGAGACCGGTGCGGCCGTCCGTGCCGAGCACGGCCCGGCGGACCTGGTCGTGGCCAACAACGTGTACGCGCACATCCCCGACGTCGTGGGGTTCACCCAGGGGCTGCGCGCCCTGGTCGCCGACGACGGCTGGGTCTCCATCGAGGTGCAGCACCTGCTGACCCTGATCGAGGAGAACCAGTACGACACGATCTACCACGAGCACTTCCAGTACTACACGGTCGCGTCCGCGATCCGGGCGCTCGCGAGCGGCGGTCTCACCCTGGTGGACGTCGAGCTGCTGCCCACGCACGGCGGCTCCATCCGGCTGTGGGCGCGGCCGTCCGAGGTGGCCGGCGAGCCGACGGCCCGGGTGGCCGAGGTGCTCGACCGGGAGAAGGCCGCCGGGCTCCAGGAGCTGTCCGGGTACGCCGAGTTCTCCGCCCGGGTGGCCAAGGTGCGCCGGGACCTGCTGCGCTTCCTCATCGACGCGGCGGAGCACGGCAAGACGGTCGTCGGGTACGGCGCGCCGGGCAAGGGCAACACCCTGCTCAACCACTGCGGGATCCGGCCCGACCTGCTCGCGTACACGGTCGACCGCAATCCGTACAAGCACGGGAAGTTCACCCCGGGCACCCGCATCCCGATCCTGGCGCCCGAGCAGATCGCGGCCGACCGGCCGGACTACGTCCTCGTCCTCCCGTGGAACCTGCGGGCCGAGCTGGTCGAGCAGTTGTCCTTCGTGCACGAGTGGGGCGGCCGCCTTGTCTTCCCCATCCCGGAACTGAGCGTGGTCGAGGTGGAGCGATGA
- a CDS encoding glucose-1-phosphate cytidylyltransferase has translation MKVVLFCGGYGMRMRSGAADDVPKPMAMVGPRPLIWHVMRYYAHYGHTEFILCLGYGAHHIKDFFLNYEETTSNDFVLRGGRTELLSTDIADWTITFAQTGIESPIGERLRRVRHHLDGDEMFLANYADVLTDAPLPEMIDRFSRRDAGASMTVVPPQSSFHCVDLAEDGLVGGITAVSDMPLWENGGYFVLRQEVFDHIPEGGDLVADGCAGLAKEGRLVAYQHRGFWKPTDTVKERAALDEAYARGERPWAVWERDAAGVKA, from the coding sequence ATGAAGGTCGTACTGTTCTGCGGCGGTTACGGGATGCGGATGCGGAGCGGCGCCGCCGACGACGTGCCCAAGCCGATGGCGATGGTCGGTCCGCGGCCGCTGATCTGGCACGTCATGCGCTATTACGCGCACTACGGGCACACGGAGTTCATCCTGTGCCTCGGGTACGGCGCGCACCACATCAAGGACTTCTTCCTCAACTACGAGGAGACGACGTCCAACGACTTCGTGCTGCGCGGCGGGCGGACCGAGCTGCTGTCCACCGATATAGCCGACTGGACGATCACGTTCGCGCAGACCGGCATCGAGTCGCCGATCGGGGAGCGGCTGCGCCGGGTGCGGCACCACCTGGACGGCGACGAGATGTTCCTCGCCAACTACGCCGACGTGCTCACCGACGCCCCGCTGCCGGAGATGATCGACCGCTTCTCCCGGCGGGACGCGGGCGCGTCGATGACGGTGGTGCCGCCGCAGTCCTCGTTCCACTGCGTGGACCTGGCCGAGGACGGTCTGGTGGGGGGCATCACCGCGGTGAGCGACATGCCGCTGTGGGAGAACGGCGGCTACTTCGTGCTCCGCCAGGAGGTCTTCGACCACATACCGGAGGGCGGGGACCTGGTCGCCGACGGTTGCGCCGGCCTGGCCAAGGAAGGCCGGCTCGTGGCGTACCAGCACCGCGGCTTCTGGAAGCCGACCGACACCGTGAAGGAGCGGGCCGCGCTCGACGAGGCCTATGCCCGCGGCGAGCGCCCGTGGGCCGTGTGGGAACGGGACGCCGCGGGGGTGAAGGCGTGA
- a CDS encoding O-antigen ligase domain-containing protein — protein sequence MAELLKPGGPDTAGTRPGAAPRPGGTPKTVGIIWALLALNTLGSAGAKTVFTIPRSLIQMATMGALVAAFVLALALNLRLRVRPSAFVFLLTLLLVPSLISSVQLAGFGALFRCTRLALFVGTLWLLSRWWDGSLTFVRYHVRMYFAVLVLVAAGLAVSPATAMPEYYGGRLVGALWPLTPPQIGQYSAVIIGLTVLLLLGRRTTGAGAAVIIVPSLVLLAMTHTRTATLGLLIGLGLAIGSLVLTSAAARRFFAWAVVCAAVAAVVFSSALRAWFLRGQSQENFANLTGRAKVWDSLLAAPRTTGEKVFGTGLGDKSFDGLPIDNSWLAVYDEQGLLGVTIVAAMILVLGGVALLRAPSLPRACAIFLISYCALSSYTEVGLGDASAYLLHLTLAASLLVAPAGAAPLPVVEIPRRRVPRWARR from the coding sequence ATGGCCGAACTGCTGAAGCCGGGCGGACCGGACACGGCGGGTACGCGGCCCGGTGCCGCACCGCGGCCTGGCGGCACGCCGAAGACCGTGGGGATCATCTGGGCGTTGCTCGCCCTCAACACGCTGGGCTCCGCCGGGGCGAAGACCGTGTTCACGATCCCCCGCTCCCTCATCCAGATGGCCACCATGGGCGCGCTGGTCGCCGCGTTCGTGCTGGCGCTCGCGCTCAATCTCCGGCTGCGTGTCCGGCCGAGCGCCTTCGTGTTCCTGCTCACCCTGCTGCTCGTGCCGAGTCTGATCTCCAGCGTGCAGCTGGCCGGGTTCGGCGCGCTGTTCCGCTGCACCCGGCTGGCTCTCTTCGTGGGCACGCTGTGGTTGCTCAGCCGCTGGTGGGACGGCAGCCTGACGTTCGTCCGCTACCACGTCCGGATGTACTTCGCGGTGCTGGTCCTCGTGGCCGCGGGCCTGGCGGTGTCACCGGCGACGGCCATGCCCGAGTACTACGGCGGACGGCTCGTCGGGGCGCTGTGGCCGCTCACCCCGCCGCAGATCGGGCAGTACTCCGCGGTGATCATCGGGCTCACGGTGCTGCTCCTCCTCGGCCGGCGGACCACCGGGGCCGGCGCGGCGGTGATCATCGTGCCGTCACTCGTCCTGCTCGCGATGACCCACACCCGGACGGCCACGCTCGGTCTGCTGATCGGCCTGGGTCTGGCGATCGGCTCGCTCGTTCTGACCAGTGCCGCCGCCCGCCGGTTCTTCGCCTGGGCGGTGGTGTGCGCCGCGGTGGCCGCGGTGGTGTTCAGCTCCGCGCTGCGGGCGTGGTTCCTGCGCGGGCAGAGCCAGGAGAACTTCGCCAACCTCACGGGCCGGGCCAAGGTCTGGGACTCCCTCCTCGCGGCGCCGCGGACGACCGGGGAGAAGGTGTTCGGCACGGGCCTGGGCGACAAGTCGTTCGACGGGCTGCCGATCGACAACAGCTGGCTGGCCGTCTACGACGAGCAGGGGCTCCTCGGTGTCACCATCGTGGCGGCGATGATCCTGGTCCTGGGCGGCGTCGCGCTGCTGCGGGCGCCGTCGCTCCCGAGGGCCTGCGCGATCTTCCTGATCAGCTACTGCGCGCTCTCCTCGTACACCGAGGTCGGTCTCGGCGACGCCTCGGCGTATCTGCTGCATCTGACGCTGGCCGCCTCGCTGTTGGTGGCACCCGCCGGGGCCGCGCCCCTGCCGGTCGTCGAGATCCCTCGACGGCGTGTCCCGCGATGGGCCCGGAGGTGA
- a CDS encoding NAD-dependent epimerase/dehydratase family protein, producing the protein MRVLLTGHQGYLGTVMAPVLAAAGHEVVGLDSGLFADSVLGPRPADPSGHRVDLRDVTAEHVAGVDAVIHLAALSNDPLGSLAPELTYDINHHASVHLARLARDAGVRRFLYASTCSVYGAAGGDELVTEDAPLRPVTPYAESKVRVEDDLHALADGDFTPVYMRNATAFGFSPRLRADIVLNNLVGHALLSGEVLVLSDGTPWRPLVHAVDIARAFTAALTAPREAVHDRAFNIGSETNNVTVAEIAEQVAEAVDGAKVRITGENGADPRSYRVDFARFRAAIPGFDCEWTVRQGALELAEAYRKHGLTREAFEQRFTRLAVLRAASEAGAVDDTLRWRR; encoded by the coding sequence TTGCGCGTACTGCTGACCGGACACCAGGGCTACCTGGGCACCGTGATGGCCCCGGTCCTCGCGGCCGCCGGACACGAGGTCGTCGGTCTCGACTCCGGCCTGTTCGCCGACTCCGTCCTCGGCCCGCGCCCCGCCGACCCGTCCGGGCACCGGGTGGACCTGCGCGACGTCACGGCCGAGCACGTGGCCGGGGTGGACGCCGTGATCCACCTGGCCGCGCTCTCCAACGACCCGCTGGGATCGCTGGCGCCGGAGCTCACCTACGACATCAACCACCACGCGTCCGTCCACCTGGCCCGGCTGGCCCGCGACGCCGGGGTGCGGCGCTTCCTGTACGCGTCGACCTGCTCGGTCTACGGGGCCGCCGGCGGCGACGAGCTGGTGACCGAGGACGCCCCGCTGCGACCGGTCACGCCGTACGCGGAGTCCAAGGTGCGGGTGGAGGACGACCTGCACGCGCTGGCCGACGGCGACTTCACCCCGGTGTACATGCGCAACGCCACCGCCTTCGGTTTCTCCCCCAGGCTGCGCGCCGACATCGTGCTGAACAACCTGGTGGGCCACGCCCTGCTGTCCGGCGAGGTCCTCGTCCTCTCCGACGGCACTCCCTGGCGTCCGCTCGTGCACGCCGTGGACATCGCGCGGGCCTTCACGGCCGCGCTGACGGCGCCGCGCGAGGCCGTGCACGACCGGGCGTTCAACATCGGCAGCGAGACCAACAACGTCACGGTCGCCGAGATCGCCGAGCAGGTCGCCGAGGCGGTGGACGGCGCGAAGGTGAGGATCACCGGGGAGAACGGCGCCGACCCGCGGTCGTACCGGGTGGACTTCGCCCGGTTCCGCGCCGCGATCCCCGGCTTCGACTGCGAGTGGACGGTGCGGCAGGGCGCGCTCGAACTCGCCGAGGCGTACCGGAAGCACGGTCTGACCCGGGAGGCCTTCGAGCAGCGCTTCACCCGCCTCGCCGTGCTGCGCGCGGCGTCCGAGGCCGGTGCGGTCGACGACACCCTGCGGTGGCGCCGATGA